The following proteins come from a genomic window of Pseudochaenichthys georgianus chromosome 17, fPseGeo1.2, whole genome shotgun sequence:
- the LOC117462503 gene encoding LIM/homeobox protein Lhx8-like isoform X2, producing the protein MSNCASNSVGSSGPDDLFEEDSYSPSFSTSFPTVTSLQGKTLCTSCGLEIVDRYLLKVNNFCWHVRCLSCSVCNTSLGRHVSCFIKDKQVFCKLDYFRRYGTRCARCGRNIHSSDWVRRARGSTFHLACFSCISCKRQLSTGEECGVLENRVFCRPHYDIMMENIQRTKENEQPQVEEELSEKDEANSMPRPAKRARTSFTVDQLQVMQTEFAKDNNPDAQTLQILAERTGLKRRVIQVWFQNCRARQKKYISPHSSSSTFMASFAPGQLTPPMMDDLQYTTYISQDAPLLTTLTYMDVQNPDPLLLQPLMSHSLTHLPVSHA; encoded by the exons ATGTCTAACTGCGCCTCCAACAGCGTT GGTTCCTCTGGGCCTGATGATCTTTTTGAGGAGGACTCCTACTCTCCGTCCTTCTCGACCTCCTTCCCCACTGTGACCTCCCTGCAGGGGAAGACCCTGTGCACCTCCTGCGGCCTGGAGATAGTGGACAGATACCTCCTCAAG GTGAACAACTTTTGCTGGCATGTGCGCTGCCTCTCGTGCAGTGTGTGCAACACGTCACTGGGGCGACACGTGAGCTGCTTCATCAAAGATAAACAGGTTTTCTGCAAACTTGATTACTTCAG GAGGTATGGGACCCGCTGTGCTCGCTGTGGCCGGAACATCCACTCCAGTGACTGGGTGCGCCGGGCCCGGGGCAGCACCTTCCACCTGGCCTGCTTCTCCTGCATCTCCTGTAAGCGCCAGCTCTCCACCGGGGAGGAGTGTGGAGTGCTGGAGAATAGGGTCTTCTGCCGGCCACACTACGACATCATGATGGAGAATATCCAACGTACTAAGGAAAATG AGCAACCCCAAGTGGAGGAAGAGCTGTCGGAGAAAGACGAGGCCAACTCCATGCCCCGGCCGGCTAAGAGGGCCAGGACCAGCTTCACTGTGGACCAGCTACAG GTAATGCAAACTGAGTTTGCTAAAGATAACAACCCAGATGCCCAGACCCTCCAGATACTGGCAGAAAGAACTGGTCTCAAGCGCAGGGTCATTCAG GTTTGGTTTCAGAACTGTCGAGCTCGTCAAAAGAAATACATCAGCCCACATTCCTCCTCCTCAACCTTTATGGCATCCTTTGCTCCTGGTCAGCTGACGCCACCTATGATGGACGATCTGCAATACACAACCTATATTTCCCAGGATGCACCCCTCCTCACTACACTGACCTATATGGATG
- the LOC117462503 gene encoding LIM/homeobox protein Lhx8-like isoform X1, which produces MSEEERRQAEAVFTQLQQGHMYVDTGSSGPDDLFEEDSYSPSFSTSFPTVTSLQGKTLCTSCGLEIVDRYLLKVNNFCWHVRCLSCSVCNTSLGRHVSCFIKDKQVFCKLDYFRRYGTRCARCGRNIHSSDWVRRARGSTFHLACFSCISCKRQLSTGEECGVLENRVFCRPHYDIMMENIQRTKENEQPQVEEELSEKDEANSMPRPAKRARTSFTVDQLQVMQTEFAKDNNPDAQTLQILAERTGLKRRVIQVWFQNCRARQKKYISPHSSSSTFMASFAPGQLTPPMMDDLQYTTYISQDAPLLTTLTYMDVQNPDPLLLQPLMSHSLTHLPVSHA; this is translated from the exons ATGTCGGAGGAAGAAAGAAGACAAGCGGAGGCTGTTTTCACTCAGCTACAACAAGGACATATGTATGTCGACACA GGTTCCTCTGGGCCTGATGATCTTTTTGAGGAGGACTCCTACTCTCCGTCCTTCTCGACCTCCTTCCCCACTGTGACCTCCCTGCAGGGGAAGACCCTGTGCACCTCCTGCGGCCTGGAGATAGTGGACAGATACCTCCTCAAG GTGAACAACTTTTGCTGGCATGTGCGCTGCCTCTCGTGCAGTGTGTGCAACACGTCACTGGGGCGACACGTGAGCTGCTTCATCAAAGATAAACAGGTTTTCTGCAAACTTGATTACTTCAG GAGGTATGGGACCCGCTGTGCTCGCTGTGGCCGGAACATCCACTCCAGTGACTGGGTGCGCCGGGCCCGGGGCAGCACCTTCCACCTGGCCTGCTTCTCCTGCATCTCCTGTAAGCGCCAGCTCTCCACCGGGGAGGAGTGTGGAGTGCTGGAGAATAGGGTCTTCTGCCGGCCACACTACGACATCATGATGGAGAATATCCAACGTACTAAGGAAAATG AGCAACCCCAAGTGGAGGAAGAGCTGTCGGAGAAAGACGAGGCCAACTCCATGCCCCGGCCGGCTAAGAGGGCCAGGACCAGCTTCACTGTGGACCAGCTACAG GTAATGCAAACTGAGTTTGCTAAAGATAACAACCCAGATGCCCAGACCCTCCAGATACTGGCAGAAAGAACTGGTCTCAAGCGCAGGGTCATTCAG GTTTGGTTTCAGAACTGTCGAGCTCGTCAAAAGAAATACATCAGCCCACATTCCTCCTCCTCAACCTTTATGGCATCCTTTGCTCCTGGTCAGCTGACGCCACCTATGATGGACGATCTGCAATACACAACCTATATTTCCCAGGATGCACCCCTCCTCACTACACTGACCTATATGGATG